One part of the Entelurus aequoreus isolate RoL-2023_Sb linkage group LG05, RoL_Eaeq_v1.1, whole genome shotgun sequence genome encodes these proteins:
- the LOC133649877 gene encoding E3 SUMO-protein ligase ZBED1-like yields MKTEERHFAEACAEQFQTVACKWEIERKVTTIGTDSARNMIAAARILPYEHMPCIAHVIQRSITVSLADSGFVPALAKCRKIVGHFKHSPANLTELNAEQVKLGQQQEPLIQDVPTRWNSTLEMVKRIIPNQAAIKATLDQQQHNLVMLTPAEWDKLQRLETLLEPCRYVTQILGGEAYVSCSVVLPALCHLHRVMETSDEDPAYMIRFKTKFKDDLGSRQEHTNNAWLKIATALDPRFKDLKSVPKADREEVWTKLGGLLRESPGRPSHTTEDGPPKKKMNLLLQLGSDSESDEEVQPDRALHRYRAEPTIEMTDCPLQWWSSHAGAHDKLAPLARKYLATPASSVPCERLFSLAGHIVQKKRSALLSENVDKLVCLSNWLKDE; encoded by the exons atgaaaacggaagaacgccactttgcagaggcatgtgcagaacagtttcaaactgtggcatgcaagtgggaaattgaaagaaaagttacaaccattgggactgacagtgcacgcaatatgattgctgcggctcgtattctaccatacgagcatatgccctgtatcgcgcacgtcatacagagaagcatcactgtgagtctcgctgacagcggatttgttcctgcattagccaagtgtcgcaagattgtgggacattttaaacacagcccggcaaacttaacggagctgaatgcagagcaggtgaaactcggacagcagcaggagccactgatccaagacgttccaacgcggtggaattccacacttgaaatggtcaaacgcatcatccccaatcaagcagcaataaaagcaaccctggatcaacagcagcataatctcgtcatgctgacgccagcagaatgggataaactccagagactggagacccttctagagccctgccg gtatgtgactcagatcctgggtggggaggcctacgtctcctgctcagtggtactacctgccctctgccacttacaccgtgtaatggaaacttctgatgaggaccctgcatacatgattagatttaagaccaaattcaaagacgacctaggctcccgccaagaacacaccaacaatgcatggctcaagattgcaaccgcactggacccacgttttaaggacttgaaaagtgtgcccaaggcagacagagaggaggtgtggaccaaacttggaggccttctgcgtgaatcacctggaagaccttcacacactactgaagatgggccacccaagaagaaaatgaaccttcttctacagctgggctcagattcagaatcagatgaagaggtacagcctgacagagccttacacaggtacagagcagagcccaccattgaaatgacggactgtcccttgcagtggtggtcatctcatgcaggagcccatgacaagctggctccgttggctcggaaatatctagccactcctgcatcctcagttccctgtgaaagactcttctcacttgccggtcacattgtgcaaaagaagcggtcagctttactctcagaaaatgtggacaaattggtttgcctcagtaactggctaaaggatgaatag
- the LOC133649973 gene encoding uncharacterized protein C11orf87 homolog — MTPSSSEAPGFLGLLWPPADNRTRAEQLGAFPPLSSTLALLVLVAVLAGIVLVSVATFHFHKRRLQKRKIQRAQEEYERDSGSPARAAGAAPARPCVIARPPRRTAEEEKMERGRGLAEEDAVTLRK; from the coding sequence ATGACACCCTCCAGCTCTGAGGCCCCCGGCTTCCTCGGCCTCCTCTGGCCCCCCGCCGACAACCGCACCCGCGCCGAGCAGCTGGGCGCCTTCCCGCCGCTCTCGTCCACGCTGGCGCTGCTGGTGCTCGTGGCCGTGCTGGCGGGCATCGTGCTGGTCTCCGTGGCGACCTTCCACTTCCACAAGAGGCGGCTCCAGAAGCGGAAGATCCAGCGCGCCCAGGAGGAGTACGAGCGCGACAGCGGCAGCCCGGCGCGTGCCGCCGGCGCGGCGCCCGCCCGGCCTTGCGTCATCGCCCGCCCGCCGCGCCGCACCGCGGAGGAGGAGAAGATGGAGAGGGGGCGGGGCTTAGCGGAGGAGGACGCTGTCACGCTCAGGAAATGA